A genomic segment from Glycine soja cultivar W05 chromosome 18, ASM419377v2, whole genome shotgun sequence encodes:
- the LOC114397189 gene encoding uncharacterized protein LOC114397189, whose product MNYLLLERTCCALAWVAHRLRQYKLSYTTWLVSKMDLVKYIFEKSALTGRIARWQPMHSEFPDEDIMALFEEEAEDEDRDKWVVWFDGASNALGHGIGVVLVSSDKQYIPFTARLCFDYTNNIAEYEACALGIRVAIDFGVRLLKVYGDSALVIHRLKVEWETRDHKLVPY is encoded by the exons ATGAATTACTTGTTGCTAGAGAGAACATGTTGTGCCTTGGCGTGGGTAGCTCACCGTTTGAGACAGTATAAGTTGAGTTACACTACTTGGTTGGTGTCCAAAATGGATCTCGTCAAGTACATCTTCGAAAAGTCCGCTCTCACTGGGAGGATAGCTCGGTGGCAG CCTATGCATTCAGAATTCCCTGATGAGGATattatggccttgtttgaggaggaAGCTGAAGATGAGGATAGGGATAAGTGGGTtgtgtggtttgatggtgcGTCTAATGCACTAGGTCATGGGATTGGGGTAGTGTTGGTTTCGTCGGACAAGCAATATatacctttcacggctaggTTGTGTTTCGACTACACAAACAATATAGCAGAGTATGAGGCATGCGCCCTAGGGATCCGAGTGGCAATCGACTTTGGGGTCAGGTTGCTCAAAGTATACGGGGACTCGGCATTGGTAATTCATCGGTTGAAAGTTGAATGGGAAACCAGAGACCACAAGCTAGTGCCTTACTAG